The Actinoplanes sp. N902-109 genomic interval TATGCCGTGCTCGCCTACGACCTGCGCAATCATGGGCTCAGCGGGTCGGCTCACGGTGGCGTGGTCGCCGGCGGGATCTTCGAGGCACGCGATGTCGTGGGATCCCTGACGTATGCGCGCCGGCGCCCCGACACCCGGGACATGACGATCGGCCTGTTCAGCCGGTGCATGGGTGCCACATCCACGTTCGCCGCCATGGCACAGTGCCCGGCGGCCTTCGAGGGGGTGGCGGCGCTGGTCGCCCCGCAACCGGTGACCTCACGCAACATCATGATCCGGCGGCTGGCCCTGCTGGGCATGGCCGACCGGTTCGAGGAGCTGGAGCGGCTCGTTGTCGAGCGGGCCGGCGTGGAGCTCGCCATCGCCGCCCGGGTGCCGGTGGAGTGGGCGCGGCAGGTGCGGGTGCCCACGTTCCTCTACCAGGTGCACGATGACGTGCTGACCACGCCCGGGGACGTCCAGGCCATGTACGACGCCATCCCCCTGGCCGACAAGGCGTTGCACTGGATCGAGGGCACCACCGCCCGCTGGGACGGCTACCTGGAGTTCCAGCGCCGCCCGGAGCCGATGCTCGACTGGTTCGCCAAGCACCTGTGACGGCGTGGCTCAGGCGTGTGGCAGCAGGCCCGGGGCTGGATCGCTGACCTGCTGGAAGATGACCGAGGTGCGGAAGCCGGTGACCTCCCGGCGCTTGCTGAGCCGGTCGAGCAGGAAGGCGTGCAGGGCGTCGAGGTCGGGCACGCCGACGTGCAGCAGGAAGTCGTCGCCGCCGCCGAGCACGAAGACGCTGAGCACCTCGGGCATGGCCGCCGCCGAGGCCTTGAAGGCGTCGATGACCGCCCGGCTCAACGGTCGCACCTGCACCGACACCATGGCCTGGCAGCCCCGGTTGAGCGCGGCCGGGTCGATGGCGGCGTGATAGCCGCGGATCACGCCGCGCCGGGTCAGCGCCCGCACCCGTTCCAGGCAGGTCGACGGGGCGATGCCGAGTTGCCGCGCCAGCTCCCGGTTCGACAACCGGGCATCTGACTGGAGCAGGCCGACAAGTCGCGCGTCTAATTCGTCCACCACCCCATATTTCCACCCCGATTCGGCCGTACGTTCGGAGCAAGCCCTCCCGCACCGAACGTCTGATTAGCGTCGGGGCGTGACAAGACATCGGCTGGGCGTATGGCAGGGAACGGCGACGGTGCTCGGCGGGGTCCTCGGGCCGGGCATGCTGGTCCTCCCGCACCTGGCGGCCCGGGCGGCGGGCCCGGGTTCGGTACTCGCGTGGGCGGCGCTGATCGTGGTCAGCCTGCCGGTCGCCGTCACGTTCGCGCTGCTGGGCCTGCGGCACCCGGACGGCGGGGGCGTCGCCCACTATGCCGGGGTGGCGCTCGGGCGGTGGGCGTACGCCATCGTGGGGTGGTGGTTCTTCACGGCCGTGCCGATCGGCATCCTGGCCGGGGCGCTCGCCGGCGGGATCTACGCGGCGGACGCCTTCGGCTGGGACGGCCGGTCTGCCGCGGTGATCGCGCTCGTCGTGCTGGCGCTGGCCTTCACCGCCAACGCGGCGGGCCTGCGCACCAGCGGGCGCGTGCAGGTCATGATGGTGGGCCTGCTGGTCACCGTGCTGACCGCAGCCGTCGTGGCGAGCCTGCCCGCCGTCCGGGCCGAGCGGTTCCAGCCGTTCCTGCCACACGGCTGGGCCGGGGTGGGCAACGCCATCGGCGTGCTCATCTTTGCGTTCGTGGGCTGGGAGGCCGCCAGCCACCTGTCGGCCGAGTTCGCGGGCCGGCGCCTGCTGACCGCCACCGGCCTCACCCTGGCCGCGATCACGGTGCTCTACCTGGGCGTGGCGATCACGGCGGCCGGGTCCGGCGCGGCGGACTCGCCGGTACCGCTGACGACCATGCTGACCACCCGGCTCGGCGGCATCGCCCGGCCGTTGACCGGTACGGCGGCCCTGGTGCTCACCTTCGGCGCGGTCAACACCTACCTCGCCGGGGCGTCCCGGCTCGGCAGCTCCCTCGCCCGGCAGCGGCTGCTGTCCCGCCGGGCCGCCACCCCGCTGCGCAGCCTCGTCGTGCTGGCCGCGGCGGTCGTCCTCGCCGGCGCCGCCACCCTGCTGTTCTCCATCGGGCTGGACCCGCTGCTCCGCGCCACCGCCGCCTGCCTGGGCGCGGTGATGTTCCTCGGCGCGCTGGCCGCGATCCGGCTGCTGCCCGGCGGCCGGTCCCGGGCCGTCGCCATCGCCGGCGCCACGCTGACCGGAGCCACCCTGCTGCTCAGCGGCGCCTACCTGGTGGTGCCGGGCATCATCGCCATCGCCGGGCTGGCCGCCGTCACCGTGCAGCCGGGAAACACCCGCACAGGCACGGATGCGGTGCTGACATAGGTTGCTCTGGTGGATCTTGTAGCGAGCTGTGCTGCGTTCGTGGCGGTGAGCCGGGCCGGCAGCTTCACCCGGGGCGCCGCCGCGGCGGGCATCCCGCAGCCGGTGGCCAGCCGTCGCATCGCCGCGCTGGAGCAGCATCTGGGCACCCCGGTGCTGGACCGGACGTCGCGCTCGGTGGTGCTGACCCCGTTCGGCCGGGACATGCTGCCGGCCGCCCAACGCCTCGTCGACCTGGCGGACGCTATCCAGGACGACGCCGAGCGGGCCCGGCGGCGCACCGTCGAGCTTGCGGTGCCGGTCGGCTGGCCGGCACCGGCGCTGGCCCGGTTGATCGCGGCCGGGCATGCTGACGGGCTGTACTTCGACGTCGTACCGGCCGGGCCCGGCCAGCGCGCCGAGATGCTGCGCGCCCGCGAGGTGCACGCCGCCGTCGTCGCGGTGCCGCCCGGCGACGGCGGCTGGACGGTGCCGCTCGGGCTGGCCTCGGCCGACCCCGGCACCAGCGGCTATCTGGACAGCCTGCGTCCGGCCCGCGGCGACGCCACCGCCCCGCGCCGGGTGTGGGTGCAGCCCGAGGACGCCGTCCCGCATGTGCTCGACCGGCTGGTGCGCCTGGGCAACGCCGTCGGCCTGCAAGCCTCGCAGGTACGAACGGCGCGCACCGTGCCCGGCGCGGTGGCCCGGGTGCTCAGCGAACAGGACCTGCTGCTGTGCTCGCCCGTGGAAGCGGGCACCTTCGGGCTGTCCTGGCGGCCTGTCGAGGAGGAGTCGTTCCGTCGTGGCTATACGGTGCTGTCCGCCGTACCCAAGGATGCCATGCGGATGCGCACCGCGCTGCACACCGCCGTCGCGGAATGCCTGGGGGTCCAGCCGTGACCGTAGCCGCCGTCCTCAAGAACGCCCGGCACGCGCTGGCCGAAGCCGGGCTGCGCGCCTCCTTCCTGGTGCGCGACCTCGACACCGGCGACGAGATCGACCTCGACGCGGACACGGTCCATCCGGTCGCCTCACTCGTCAAGCTGCCGCTCGCGGTGGCCACCCTGGAACGCATCGCCCGCGGCGAGCTGGACCCCGCACAGCCCGTCGAGGTGGCCCCGGGCCGCATCATCACGCCCGGCCCCACCGGCCTGACCAAGTTTCGCCACCCGGCCCGGATCGCGATCGAGGACCTGCTCCATCTCGCGGTCTCGATCAGCGACAACGTGGCCGCCGACGCCCTGTTCGCCCTGACCCCGCCCGCGGAGATCGAGGCGGAACTGCGCAAGCTGGGCATCGAGGACATCACCGTACGGCACCCGCTGCGCGACCTCACCGACACACCCGCCGAACGCTTCGACCGCGCCGGTCAGCACCTGGCCCAGACCCTGGCCATCACGGCCGGTACGGCGGGCCGCGCCCACCCGGTGGCCCAGCTCGACATCAGCCGGGCCAACACCGGAACAGCCCGGTCGTACGCCGACCTGCTCACCGAGATCTGGCGTCCCACCACCCTGCACCCGGCCACCGCCGAACGCCTGCGCGGCCTGATGGCCGACTCCGTCATCCGCCACCGCCTGGCCCCGGACTTCAGCTCCGACGCGGCCCGCTGGTCCGGCAAGACCGGCACCCTGCTCAACCTGCGCCACGAAGCCGGCGTCGTCGAGCACACCGCCGGCCCCTCCTTCGCCGTCGTGGCCCTGACCGAATCCCACCTCCCCGCCGCCGTCCAGACCAGCGTCGAAGCCCTGCTGGGCCGCACCGCCCGCACCCTCCACGACGCCCTGCGCAACGCCCGCTGACCCCACGTCCGGCATCAGCCGGTGATGACGGCCCGCAACGCCAGCTCACCCGAGTAGCGGCGCGCCGGGGCGTACCTAGGCTGCCGAGTGATTGCTGCCCGGTTCGATCAGGTCGGCGAAGTCGACGCCGGCGCGGGTGAGCAGGCGCTGCACCCCGGCCAGGTCGAGGCCGTCGATGATGTTGTCGCCGTGGGCCAGGCGGTAGTGCGTGGCGCCGCGGACGATCTCGACGCGCCAGCGGCCGTCCGGGGTCACCAGGGCCTTCTCCACCTCGGGCAGCGCCGGTGGCGGGGGCGCGGGCCACCGGCGGGCCTCGGCGGGGTGGCGGTCGGTGCGCAGGCCGCGCCAGGATGCGTGCCGCAACCGGCCCTCGGGGGTCCAGGTGCGATAGGCCACCTCGCCGACCAGCGCGGGCTCCACCCAGTGGGCGTGCCGGGCCTGCTCGCGGGGCACGTCGGGGGCCGGTGGTGTGCGGCGTTCCAATGGGGTGAGCTGCTCCTGGAGCCGGCGCAGCATGACGTCGGTGAAGCCGGTGCCGACATGCCCCGCGAACCGGAGCGCGCCGTCGTCGTCGAGGACCCCGAGCAGCAGCGACCCGATGGTGCCGGCCCGGCGGCCCGCGCCCGCCTTCCACCCCAGGACCACGACCTCCTGGGTACGGATGAGCGGCACCTTCGTCCACGTGTCGGAACGCCGCCCGGGCCGGTACACCGAGTCCAGCCGTTTCGCGACGACCCCTTCGAGACCGCCCAGCTCGGCCGCCCGCAGGACGGTCCCGCCCGCGACATCGGTGAAGTGCGGGGGCAGGCGGATGGTGCCGCCGGTGAGCCCGAGATCGGCGAGCAACCGGCGGCGGGTTCCGTACGGCTGGTCGAGCAGGTCGTGACCCTCGAACCACAGCAGGTCGAACACGTAGTAGACGACGGGCACGGTCGCCAGCAGCGTCTCGGTGGGCCGGGCGACATGCATGCGGCCGGCGAGCCGGGCGAACGAGGGCCGATCGCCGGGCTCCAGCGCCACGACCTCGCCGTCCAGGATCGCCGACCGGCCGCCGAGCAGCCCGGACAAGGCGCCGAGCTCGGGATAGTGGGTGCTCACATCATTGTTGTTGCGCGACAGGACCCGTACGGAACCGGGCTGGACGTAGCTGATCGCCCGCACCCCGTCGTACTTGAACTCGAAGGCCCACCCGGCACCGCCCGGCAGCGGACCGGGCGCGGCCAGCATCGGGGCGATCAGCTCGGGCATGGTGGTCACCCGATCGGGCTACCCGCCCCTGGTCACGACGATGCCACCGGCCGTCGAACTACCCCGGTGTAGTTCTCCCGGCGTCTCAGTGACCGCGTGTTCGTGCTGCTGGTGGAGGCCGGCTTGTGCCCGCTCCGCCTTCACGCCCGACCTCTTCGGCGCAGGAGGGTCAGGACGGGGCCATCGGCCAGCAGGAGCAGCAGCGGCCAGTAGCCGGCGACGGGAACGGCCAGCGCGAGGACGAAGGCCAGTGCCAGGCAGACGGCATTGCCGACCACTTGCTCCATGACTGTGATGCGCACCCGTCGCCGTAATTGTGGCTGCTGTTGCTGTACGCCTTGTAGGCGTGGTGCCAGCCGTGCCGCGCGGTGGTGGTGTAGTTGACCCCGTTGCGCCGGATCGCGAAGCCGGTGCTGCACACGGTGGCGGGGCTGGTGCTCGCGTCCCGCATCAACCCGCCCGCTTTGTGCGGCGAGATGTCGTTGTCCCGGGTGGCCGACAACGGTTCCGGGGTGGATGCCGGCCCGTCGAGCGCCACCCGTTCAGCCGGTACGCTGACCATGACGGGGTCCGCCGCGGCAACCTTCGTGGCCGGGTCGCCCACGTCCGGTTTGATCTTCACCCGTACGGTGATCCGGGTGCTCACCGGCCCGTTGGCCACCGCCGGGGTGCCCTGCACGATCAGGCCGTCGAAGTCCGCGGTGATCGGCAGCACCGACCCGACCTGAAATCCGTTGAGATTGGCCGGTGCCGCCCCCGAGACCTGCCGGGCGGCGGTCTCCAGCGTCTCCCGGTCGAACGCCCGCTGCTCGACGGTCACCGCGATGCCCCGCTGCGCCCCGGCATCGATGATTGTCTGCTGCAACGGCGAGGAGCCGTGCCACACGGCTCCTGAACCCCCGCTTGCGCCGTCGACTGCAGATCCAAGATCGATTTCCCGGTGCCCCGTGACGATGCCCGTCTCAGCCGCCGACGATGAACCGGTAATCACTGAGTTCTCGGGCCTCCTGCGCTGCGGCGCGCACCTCGGCTGCCTTGAGCCGCTGGGCAGGCACCAGCGCGGGGTGGATCAGGCCGGTGGTGCTGTCGGTCCAGCCGCGGTCGACGCCTCGGCGGTGGGTCAGCGCTGCAGGTCGTGGCGGCGCTGGGTGAGTTTCTCGATGAAGCCGGCCGGGGCGAGGCGGCGCACGGCGAAGACGTACGGTGCGCCGCTGCCGATGGCGTACGAGCGTTTCGGGCGGCGGGCCTCGATGGCGGTGACGATGGTCTGTGCGACCTTCGCCGGGGTGGTGCCCGCCTCCTCGTTGCGGCGCAGGGCATTGAGCATGGTGGTGAAGTCGCGCTCGTGCGGGGAGCCCGGGTTGAGATAGGACGTGCGGCGGTCGCTGATGCCGGTGGCGATGGCGCCCGGCTCGACCGTGGTGACCCAGACGCCGAACGGGGACAGCTCGTGCCGGGCCGCGTCGGCGAACCCGCGCAGGGCCGCCTTCGAGGCGACGTAGGACGAGCGGTAGGCCAGCGGGAACGACGCCAGCATCGAGCCGACCATGACCACCCGGCCGTAGCCGCGGTCACGCATGGCGGGCGTGGCGAGCTGGGTCAGCCGCAGCGGGCCGAACACATTGGTCTGGAAGAGGCGGGCCACGGCGTCCGCGGGGAGTTCCTCGATGGGGCCGCTCTGGCTCTCGCCCGCGTTGTTGACGAGGACGTCGGCGGTGGCCACCGCCTCGGCGACGGACTCGACGGACTCGGGGGAGGTCAGGTCGAGTTCGACGTACTCCACGCCGGGGAGCGGATCGGCGGTCCTCGCCGGCGTCCGGCTCGTACCGATGACGTGGTAACCGCGGCCGAGCAGGGCGGCCGCCGTTGCCTTGCCGATTCCGGAGGTTGCTCCCGTAACGAATGCCGTCCGACCCATGCGGCGACCTTATGCCCCCGGCGGCGGGGCGAAGAACTCAAGGGCGATGCCGTCGGGGTCCTGGAAGGAGAGCCCGGCCCCCGCAGCCGCCTCCTGCGCAGCCGCAGTCAGCTCGGCGATCTCCCGCTACCGCCCGAGCAGCATCAGCACCACCCGCGTCATCCTCGCCCGCCCCGCGTCCGGCGGAGCTATCCGCTTGGTGACAGGTGGCTTAGAGTGCCGTATGCGTGGCCAGGAGCTTCAGCAGTTTCATGTCTTTCTCTCCGGGCCCGGTGATGTCGTAGCCGAGCGGGATGCCGTCCGGGCCTACTTCGACGACATCAACCGGACGGCAGGACTGTCGTGGGGAATCCGCTTCCAGGTCATCGACTGGGGCGATTTCTCGACCGCCGGTGTGGGCCGGCCGCAGGAGCTGGTCAATCGGCAGACGCTTGAGCGGTTCCGGGAGAGCCTCGCGCTGGTCGTCGTCGTCATGGCCCGGCGCTTCGGCAGTCCGACCGGCGTGGCCGAGTCCGGCACCGAGGAGGAGGTGCGGTGGGCGCTCGCTGCGCACGCCGCGGACGGCTACCCCGAGATCAAATTCTTCTTCCTGGACGCGACCGAGTTCGTCGCGCCCGCCGACCCCGTACAGCTGATGCCGGCCGTTGAGCAGTGGCAACGGGTGCTGGCGTTCCGGGCGGAACTCGAGTCGCAGCGCTCGGCCCTGGTGCAGAAGTACTCGTCGGTGGCTGGGTTCGGGGCGGTTCTCCGTACGGACATGGACAACTGGTTGCACGGCCCGGAACGGCCGTGGGCCGCACGCCGGGCAGCGAGCCCCGCGCAGCCGGTGCCGCACCTGCCGCCAGACGCATATTTCCAGGCCGTCGAACGCTCCTACCGGTCCCTCGACATCTCCGGCATCGACTCCGACCGGGCTTTCGAACTGCCGCTCGACAAGGTGTACGTGCGGCTGCGGGTGATCGCGAGTGACGCCGAAGGCACCGGTGCCCCGGCCGCCGAGGACCCCACGTTCGACATCCAGACCGCCTTGGAGCGCTATCCCCGCCTGATCATCGTCGGTGACCCGGGCAGCGGGAAGTCAACGTTCCTGCGGTTCATCGCGCTGACGTTGGCGCAGTGCCGGCTCGACCGCGACGATCGGCGGGCCGCGGAACAACTCTCCCTGCAAGCGCCGCTTCCCGTGCCCGTTCTGGTGTCCTGCTGGGATCTCGCCGAGCACCTGCGCAAGGTCAGCCGGGCGACGCTGACCGCGGTCATCGATTTCGTCGCCGAACGTCTGGGCGAAACCGGCTGGCCCGTCGGCGTGGAGGAAGTGGAGCGGCTGCTGACCGACGGCGAACCGGTGGTCCTCATCGACGGGCTGGACGAGGTGCCCACCGAGGACGGCAGGCGCCTTGTCGCCCGGCTGATCGACGAGCTGGTCGCCCGGTATCCGCGGAACCGGTACGTGGTCACGTCGAGGATCCGCGCGTACACCGGCGGCACCACGCTCGGGCAGGGCTTCTCCCGGTGTGACATCCAGCCCTTCGGCCGCGAGGAACGCACCGCCTTCCTGCAGAACTGGGTGGATCAGCTCTTCAACGTCCGGCGGGACGGATCCTCGGCCGTGCGCAACGCGGCTCAGGAACTGAACTCGTTGTCGGCGGCCATCGAGACGAGTTCGATCCGTTCCCTGGCCGTCAATCCACTGCTGCTCACCGTGATCGCGATCGTGCACTGGAACCGCAAGCGACTGCCGGAACAACGGGTCGACCTCTACGACGAGTGCATCGACGTCCTGCTCGGCCAGCGCAAGGAAGCGGAGCGGCACCAGGCGTCGCGGGACACCCGGGTGCTGGACGAGGCATACTCCGAGGAACGCCTCGACCAGCGGGCCTGGGTGCGCAAACGCTTCGCGGAAATCGCCTATGCCATCCTCAGCCACAGCGACGAGGAGATCGACCGCGGCGCCGTGGTGGAACTCCTGGAGCCGCATTTCCGCGACTCCTCGTCGGCCGGCAGCTCCCGGGCGCTGGCGGAACGTTTCCTCGACCGGCAGGAGCTGCGCAGCGGTCTGCTCGTGCGCAGGCGGATGTCGTCCTACCGGTTCGTCCACCTGACCTTCCAGGAATACCTCGCCGCTTGGTTCCTGGCCGGGCGGGACCTGGCCTCGACGCTGACTGTGATCGCACCGCACCTGCGCGACCCCAAGTGGTTCGAGGCACTGCAACTGCTCGGCGGTGCGCTGGCCAACCGCTCGGACGAATACCTCGACCGGTACGTCGGCTGGCTGCTCGACCAGGTCGGCGACGGGATCCGGGAGCAGGCCCCGGTGATCGCCCTGGCCGCCAACATCGTCCGCGACACCCACACCATGGCCAAGCTGAGCAGCGCGATGCAGGCTCGCTACGAGGCGCTGCTGCGGGAGACCTTCGACGCCTTCGAGCCCGACTCCCGGGTGCCGAAACAGACCCAGCTCGAACTCCTCGAAGCCCTCGGCGGCCTGGGTGCGTCCGTCAAGGACCTACTGGTCTCGGCCACCCGCTCCCGGCTGCTCGACATCCGCCGCCGCGCGGTCGAGATGCTGGTGCCACACCTGTCCGACGACGACCTCTTCGCCCTGACCCACATCCTGGCCGACCGCAGCAAGGAGCCGATCAAGACCTACCTCACTGCCATCGTCCAGCGCGACCGTGCCCGCGCCGGCCGGCTCGTGCTCGACCTCTCCCTGCACGGCGACAAAACGGTGGACGCCCTCCGCGAATCGCCCACGCCCCGCCTCCCGGCCGACCACTTGGAGTTCTGGCCGGAGCTTTTGATGCGGCACAACGGCAATCGTTCCCTTGCGACACTGCGCAGCTGGGCCGACAACCGCCCGGAGACCTGGCAGCTCATCAGCGAGCTGGCGCAGGACGGCTCAGCGGAGGCGTTGCTGATCCTGCTCGGCCGGGCCGATTCCCCGGTTCCGCCTTTGGACAGTGCTGCGCTTGAGCGCATCGCTCAAGCGGATCCGGACACCGTCAGTCAAATCTGTGAGCGCCAGAATGCGCCCGGTCTTCTCATCCGGCTGGCGGAGGCGGGTGCGGCTCAGGCCGTCGATGTGCTCATCGAAAGGTGGGGTGAACGACCCGAGATCCGGGCCTTGGTCGACCGGCTTGCCCGGGCCGGGAATGCCGCTGCGCTCGTCGACGTGCTGAATCGCAGCGAAGCCGGAGGGAGCTGGGCGGTGCTGGACGAGTTCGGCGAGGCAGACCTGGACCACGTGGTGACAACCAGCCTGAGTCTGTCCCACGTCCGCTTCAAGTGGCTCGTGCGTGCGCTCCTGACGGATGAGGAGCACCCCAATGCCGCGATCATCGCCGACCGGCTGATCAGAAGCGACTGGTGGGCACTCGAAATGCGTTCTTTCGCGAAGATGACGCCGCGGGCGCTGCAATTGTTCGCCCGCATGGCAGCTAAGGGAAATGCGGCCGCTCTGGACATACTGGTCAGCCGGGGAGGCCGTTCAGCGGAGACCTGGCATGCCATCGAGCACTTCACCGACGACGCCGTCGAGAGTCTGGCCAAGAACGACTGGTGGTATCTGAACCACACCATGCCCCTGCTAGG includes:
- a CDS encoding alpha/beta hydrolase, whose amino-acid sequence is MPDLAAIADAFVRVPRSPVLHRPSVPYETVTFPATDGVPLEGWFIPAPGADKLIIANHPMGFTRSGMPTHLEPWHSVWAPSGNGFEVNFVPDYRILHAAGYAVLAYDLRNHGLSGSAHGGVVAGGIFEARDVVGSLTYARRRPDTRDMTIGLFSRCMGATSTFAAMAQCPAAFEGVAALVAPQPVTSRNIMIRRLALLGMADRFEELERLVVERAGVELAIAARVPVEWARQVRVPTFLYQVHDDVLTTPGDVQAMYDAIPLADKALHWIEGTTARWDGYLEFQRRPEPMLDWFAKHL
- a CDS encoding Lrp/AsnC family transcriptional regulator; this translates as MDELDARLVGLLQSDARLSNRELARQLGIAPSTCLERVRALTRRGVIRGYHAAIDPAALNRGCQAMVSVQVRPLSRAVIDAFKASAAAMPEVLSVFVLGGGDDFLLHVGVPDLDALHAFLLDRLSKRREVTGFRTSVIFQQVSDPAPGLLPHA
- a CDS encoding APC family permease, which encodes MTRHRLGVWQGTATVLGGVLGPGMLVLPHLAARAAGPGSVLAWAALIVVSLPVAVTFALLGLRHPDGGGVAHYAGVALGRWAYAIVGWWFFTAVPIGILAGALAGGIYAADAFGWDGRSAAVIALVVLALAFTANAAGLRTSGRVQVMMVGLLVTVLTAAVVASLPAVRAERFQPFLPHGWAGVGNAIGVLIFAFVGWEAASHLSAEFAGRRLLTATGLTLAAITVLYLGVAITAAGSGAADSPVPLTTMLTTRLGGIARPLTGTAALVLTFGAVNTYLAGASRLGSSLARQRLLSRRAATPLRSLVVLAAAVVLAGAATLLFSIGLDPLLRATAACLGAVMFLGALAAIRLLPGGRSRAVAIAGATLTGATLLLSGAYLVVPGIIAIAGLAAVTVQPGNTRTGTDAVLT
- a CDS encoding LysR family transcriptional regulator; its protein translation is MDLVASCAAFVAVSRAGSFTRGAAAAGIPQPVASRRIAALEQHLGTPVLDRTSRSVVLTPFGRDMLPAAQRLVDLADAIQDDAERARRRTVELAVPVGWPAPALARLIAAGHADGLYFDVVPAGPGQRAEMLRAREVHAAVVAVPPGDGGWTVPLGLASADPGTSGYLDSLRPARGDATAPRRVWVQPEDAVPHVLDRLVRLGNAVGLQASQVRTARTVPGAVARVLSEQDLLLCSPVEAGTFGLSWRPVEEESFRRGYTVLSAVPKDAMRMRTALHTAVAECLGVQP
- a CDS encoding serine hydrolase codes for the protein MTVAAVLKNARHALAEAGLRASFLVRDLDTGDEIDLDADTVHPVASLVKLPLAVATLERIARGELDPAQPVEVAPGRIITPGPTGLTKFRHPARIAIEDLLHLAVSISDNVAADALFALTPPAEIEAELRKLGIEDITVRHPLRDLTDTPAERFDRAGQHLAQTLAITAGTAGRAHPVAQLDISRANTGTARSYADLLTEIWRPTTLHPATAERLRGLMADSVIRHRLAPDFSSDAARWSGKTGTLLNLRHEAGVVEHTAGPSFAVVALTESHLPAAVQTSVEALLGRTARTLHDALRNAR
- the ligD gene encoding non-homologous end-joining DNA ligase; its protein translation is MPELIAPMLAAPGPLPGGAGWAFEFKYDGVRAISYVQPGSVRVLSRNNNDVSTHYPELGALSGLLGGRSAILDGEVVALEPGDRPSFARLAGRMHVARPTETLLATVPVVYYVFDLLWFEGHDLLDQPYGTRRRLLADLGLTGGTIRLPPHFTDVAGGTVLRAAELGGLEGVVAKRLDSVYRPGRRSDTWTKVPLIRTQEVVVLGWKAGAGRRAGTIGSLLLGVLDDDGALRFAGHVGTGFTDVMLRRLQEQLTPLERRTPPAPDVPREQARHAHWVEPALVGEVAYRTWTPEGRLRHASWRGLRTDRHPAEARRWPAPPPPALPEVEKALVTPDGRWRVEIVRGATHYRLAHGDNIIDGLDLAGVQRLLTRAGVDFADLIEPGSNHSAA
- a CDS encoding SDR family oxidoreductase, whose translation is MGRTAFVTGATSGIGKATAAALLGRGYHVIGTSRTPARTADPLPGVEYVELDLTSPESVESVAEAVATADVLVNNAGESQSGPIEELPADAVARLFQTNVFGPLRLTQLATPAMRDRGYGRVVMVGSMLASFPLAYRSSYVASKAALRGFADAARHELSPFGVWVTTVEPGAIATGISDRRTSYLNPGSPHERDFTTMLNALRRNEEAGTTPAKVAQTIVTAIEARRPKRSYAIGSGAPYVFAVRRLAPAGFIEKLTQRRHDLQR
- a CDS encoding NACHT domain-containing NTPase yields the protein MPSGSWKESPAPAAASCAAAVSSAISRYRPSSISTTRVILARPASGGAIRLVTGGLECRMRGQELQQFHVFLSGPGDVVAERDAVRAYFDDINRTAGLSWGIRFQVIDWGDFSTAGVGRPQELVNRQTLERFRESLALVVVVMARRFGSPTGVAESGTEEEVRWALAAHAADGYPEIKFFFLDATEFVAPADPVQLMPAVEQWQRVLAFRAELESQRSALVQKYSSVAGFGAVLRTDMDNWLHGPERPWAARRAASPAQPVPHLPPDAYFQAVERSYRSLDISGIDSDRAFELPLDKVYVRLRVIASDAEGTGAPAAEDPTFDIQTALERYPRLIIVGDPGSGKSTFLRFIALTLAQCRLDRDDRRAAEQLSLQAPLPVPVLVSCWDLAEHLRKVSRATLTAVIDFVAERLGETGWPVGVEEVERLLTDGEPVVLIDGLDEVPTEDGRRLVARLIDELVARYPRNRYVVTSRIRAYTGGTTLGQGFSRCDIQPFGREERTAFLQNWVDQLFNVRRDGSSAVRNAAQELNSLSAAIETSSIRSLAVNPLLLTVIAIVHWNRKRLPEQRVDLYDECIDVLLGQRKEAERHQASRDTRVLDEAYSEERLDQRAWVRKRFAEIAYAILSHSDEEIDRGAVVELLEPHFRDSSSAGSSRALAERFLDRQELRSGLLVRRRMSSYRFVHLTFQEYLAAWFLAGRDLASTLTVIAPHLRDPKWFEALQLLGGALANRSDEYLDRYVGWLLDQVGDGIREQAPVIALAANIVRDTHTMAKLSSAMQARYEALLRETFDAFEPDSRVPKQTQLELLEALGGLGASVKDLLVSATRSRLLDIRRRAVEMLVPHLSDDDLFALTHILADRSKEPIKTYLTAIVQRDRARAGRLVLDLSLHGDKTVDALRESPTPRLPADHLEFWPELLMRHNGNRSLATLRSWADNRPETWQLISELAQDGSAEALLILLGRADSPVPPLDSAALERIAQADPDTVSQICERQNAPGLLIRLAEAGAAQAVDVLIERWGERPEIRALVDRLARAGNAAALVDVLNRSEAGGSWAVLDEFGEADLDHVVTTSLSLSHVRFKWLVRALLTDEEHPNAAIIADRLIRSDWWALEMRSFAKMTPRALQLFARMAAKGNAAALDILVSRGGRSAETWHAIEHFTDDAVESLAKNDWWYLNHTMPLLGQRQEGTGLVVGLAAAGFDPALRYLLDGETLDKLALRLGGADAGADRLVGDLARAGHADALRLLLDHFGDRPDSWTLIADLGDGAVRRLAKGSRKSSSRLVGWLASRRTGHPEVAVLLRRLAAAGAAEALSVILAESANQEETWQLIDHLDDRAVQLLSRNANLLLRELSAIVSDRESSRRLVTRMAAVGSAEALRALLTQWPEHPQTVESFTHMAESGSGAAVEILLSPVMDTGLMMQLARHGRAGALELLINRQGMHDAVWVLIDELDQAAVDRLATEASPLLLDLLTGPWSDHDSSRKLVVRMTEAGSAQAFQALLDRWGWRDDTQDVVVRMARSGNAEALRRLLYHWGDNPAARALLAELAGPDSELRGPLRPWLRWALATGGVPGVQGLLTASW